ACAGCGGCATTTACTTCATTCTATTCCTTGTTGGGCTGGGATGCCCTAGATCCTGAGACATCGCTACGGGAACAATGCCTACTTCTGGCGCCACAGGTGGATATTCTAATCATTCTATCTCATCTTGGGCTTCCTGCTGATAAAATACTGGCAGAGCGGCTGGAGGGTGTGCATGCCATTCTTGGTGGACATACGCATCATCTGCTGGAGGAACCTATTATGATTAATGGTACTGCTGTATGCGGTGCCGGGAAATACGGCCGGTATCTCGGGCGGCTTCAATTTGAGCGGAAAGATAGTCAGTCTGATTTCAGTTTAATGTCTGGTGAATGTATTCCTATTGATCCAGTTCTGAAGGATGATATTATAGGCCCTGCCGTCGCCATTCATTTGGAACATGGTCGTGAATCTCTTCAGACCATAGTTGCGATTACTGACCGTGAGCTTCCTTTGAACTTGCAGGGAGAGTCTCCCTTTGGCAATCTTCTGGCACAAGCAGTACGTAGATTTACGGGTACTAGTTTGTCGTTAGTTAACACGGGTCAGCTGCTGGGTCCATTGCCGGAAGGCGAGGTTACAACAGGGATGCTGCACGCACTATGTCCTTCCCCCATCAATACTTGCATAATCAAGCTGAAGGGTATAGATATTCGCACAGCTTTGGAACAGAGCCTAACAGAGGAGTTTTATAATAAGGTAATTTACGGGTACGGTTTCCGAGGGAATCATCTGGGCAGTATGGCAGTAGATGGATTAAAAATCTTGTACGATCCTCTGAAGATACCGTATGATAAGAGTGTTGCAGTTTTTGTCGAAGGAAACCTACTGGAGGATGATAGAGAGTATAATGTTGGTACGCTGGACATGTTTACTTTCCGGGCCGGCTATGAGACGATCGCAAATGGGAAGGATGCTTTATTTCTACTACCACATTTTTTGCGCGATCTCTTGCGGATGGAGTTGCAGCGTCCGAACAGCCTTGATGAATGCATGCTCACTCGCTGGGAGGCTAAGTCTGAGTAAGGCCTACAGCTTACAATCTACACTTATAGATTCCATTTGACAGTGCTAGATTCCAAA
The window above is part of the Paenibacillus sp. FSL K6-0276 genome. Proteins encoded here:
- a CDS encoding bifunctional UDP-sugar hydrolase/5'-nucleotidase, which produces MGHVPQRLIILHTNDIHSHFEMVSSVAAEIAVQRAAAGDEPVLLLDIGDHMDRAAVETEGTMGQANIDVLNLTGYDAVTIGNNEGLTFSQEMLSSIFSGLQCPVVCCNFVESSTGEPPSWMKRHAILEKDGIRIGVTGATAAFTSFYSLLGWDALDPETSLREQCLLLAPQVDILIILSHLGLPADKILAERLEGVHAILGGHTHHLLEEPIMINGTAVCGAGKYGRYLGRLQFERKDSQSDFSLMSGECIPIDPVLKDDIIGPAVAIHLEHGRESLQTIVAITDRELPLNLQGESPFGNLLAQAVRRFTGTSLSLVNTGQLLGPLPEGEVTTGMLHALCPSPINTCIIKLKGIDIRTALEQSLTEEFYNKVIYGYGFRGNHLGSMAVDGLKILYDPLKIPYDKSVAVFVEGNLLEDDREYNVGTLDMFTFRAGYETIANGKDALFLLPHFLRDLLRMELQRPNSLDECMLTRWEAKSE